Proteins encoded together in one bacterium window:
- a CDS encoding four helix bundle protein — translation MARQLVIDIHRMTLEKLPKFEMYEEGGQIRRSIKSVKSLIVEGFGRRAYKQDYVRLLICSLASNDETTDHLETLFETGSLADADLYQDLHNRLELLGKKINAFIQSVERQHLSKK, via the coding sequence TTGGCGCGGCAGTTGGTCATTGATATTCACAGAATGACTCTTGAAAAGCTGCCAAAGTTCGAGATGTATGAAGAAGGAGGCCAGATACGCCGTTCGATAAAGTCCGTAAAATCGCTGATCGTGGAAGGCTTCGGCAGGCGGGCATACAAACAAGACTATGTCCGTTTATTGATATGCTCGCTGGCCTCAAATGATGAAACCACCGATCATCTCGAAACGCTGTTCGAGACGGGTTCACTTGCTGATGCCGATCTTTATCAGGATCTTCACAACCGGCTGGAGTTGCTGGGAAAGAAAATCAATGCCTTCATCCAGTCCGTCGAACGGCAGCACCTGAGCAAAAAGTGA
- a CDS encoding phosphotransferase, which yields MLDAGYSMLDAGYSMLDAGYSMLDAGYSMLDAGYSILDAGCWMLDDRCWMMDAG from the coding sequence ATGCTCGATGCTGGATACTCGATGCTCGATGCTGGATACTCGATGCTCGATGCTGGATACTCGATGCTGGATGCTGGATACTCGATGCTGGATGCTGGATACTCGATACTCGATGCTGGATGCTGGATGCTGGATGATCGATGCTGGATGATGGATGCTGGATGA
- a CDS encoding TonB-dependent receptor, translating into MIAGNKRMSWLWLLCGLFCFSFNAFATGGKIAGRVVDKQTGEALPGVTIMIEGSTLGAATDAEGNYVILNIPSGKYTLRVSFIGYGKIRLENVRVSVDQTTREDFALSPEVIEGEEVVVVAERPLVQKDLTASQQVATADEIKALPVETFVGVLTTQAGVNTGADGTLHIRGGRSNEIGYYIDGVPVVNPFFTNSLTNGVSNQAIEELRVISGAFNAEYGNAMSGIVNIQVKEGGADYHGNLSAYTGDYFSNAKDIFFNVDDIDPLANHVFDGSLNGPVPFFGDQFTFNMSARYDDDEGYQYGIREHVPGDSANFKNADNWYIERGGDGAFVPMNPSRDFNFLGKLTYRLGARIKLSSQLLYDRTRWKNYVHSYRYNPDGIYNYRDDNYNYSLKLNHAFTRSFYEANLFYATTDFKQFVFEDPTDPRYVPTTRIEGAPSTATFAFGGTQMEHVYRESKTLGGKLDYTSQVTTRHEIKTGISLRRDELRERNITILYDNDFYRRPTVVPENETPSHTFYDETATFFSAYLQDKIEYNDMIINAGVRYDYFDPNSDYIVDLLDPEGARSKAEAKQRVSPRLGVAFPITDRGILHFSYGHFYQMPELRRIYGSNVFGARGFTDFGYADLKPEKTVNYEFGLQQQLGEALALEMSLFSKDIRDLLALQTINYQSRQFGPRSYSIYLNKDYGQVKGFTLSLTKRHDPNTKLTAWIDYTFQKAEGNDVSSGAFFFSALSGLEEEKQVVPLAWDQRHLLNTTVTLSEPGNWGISLIGKIGSGWPHTPNIPFANFVPTANSGNKPWQKNLDLRVFKNLRLRHFDFVLFAKVFNVFDARNERFVFDDTGRAGYTFVNRSLEETQAFTQHYGEPGVHTWSEYQVRPNYYSAPRSAQVGVAVEF; encoded by the coding sequence ATGATCGCGGGCAACAAACGCATGAGCTGGCTGTGGCTGCTGTGCGGGTTGTTCTGTTTCTCCTTCAACGCCTTTGCCACCGGCGGCAAGATCGCCGGCCGGGTGGTGGACAAGCAAACCGGCGAAGCGCTGCCGGGTGTCACCATCATGATCGAAGGCTCCACCCTGGGCGCGGCCACCGACGCCGAGGGCAACTACGTCATCCTCAACATCCCCTCGGGCAAATACACCCTGCGCGTCTCCTTCATCGGCTACGGCAAAATCCGCCTGGAAAACGTGCGCGTCAGCGTCGATCAAACCACCCGGGAGGATTTCGCGCTCTCACCGGAAGTCATTGAAGGTGAGGAAGTGGTGGTGGTGGCGGAACGGCCGCTGGTGCAAAAGGACCTGACCGCCTCGCAACAGGTGGCAACAGCGGACGAGATCAAGGCACTGCCGGTGGAGACCTTCGTGGGCGTGCTGACCACCCAGGCCGGCGTCAACACCGGCGCCGACGGCACCTTGCACATTCGCGGCGGCCGCTCGAATGAAATCGGCTACTACATCGACGGCGTGCCGGTGGTCAATCCGTTTTTCACCAACTCTCTCACCAACGGCGTCTCCAACCAGGCAATCGAGGAATTGCGCGTGATCAGCGGCGCGTTCAATGCGGAATACGGCAACGCCATGAGCGGCATCGTCAACATTCAAGTGAAGGAAGGCGGTGCCGATTATCACGGCAATCTCTCCGCTTACACCGGCGACTACTTCTCCAACGCCAAGGACATCTTCTTCAACGTTGACGATATCGACCCGCTGGCCAACCATGTGTTTGACGGCAGCCTCAACGGCCCGGTGCCCTTTTTCGGTGACCAATTCACCTTCAACATGAGCGCCCGCTACGATGACGATGAGGGCTATCAGTACGGCATCCGCGAGCACGTACCGGGCGATTCCGCCAATTTCAAGAACGCCGACAATTGGTACATCGAGCGCGGCGGCGACGGCGCGTTCGTGCCCATGAATCCCAGCCGTGACTTCAATTTCCTCGGCAAACTGACTTACCGCCTGGGCGCGCGGATCAAACTCTCCTCACAGCTTCTCTATGATCGCACGCGCTGGAAGAACTACGTACACAGCTATCGCTATAATCCCGACGGCATCTACAACTATCGCGACGACAACTACAACTATTCGCTCAAGCTCAATCACGCCTTCACCCGCAGCTTCTACGAGGCCAATCTCTTTTACGCCACCACGGATTTCAAGCAATTCGTCTTCGAGGATCCCACCGACCCGCGCTACGTGCCCACCACCCGCATCGAGGGCGCACCCTCCACCGCCACTTTCGCCTTTGGCGGCACGCAGATGGAACACGTCTACCGCGAATCCAAAACGCTGGGCGGCAAACTCGACTACACCAGCCAGGTCACCACGCGCCACGAAATCAAAACCGGTATCAGCCTGCGGCGCGATGAGTTGCGCGAACGCAATATCACGATTCTGTATGACAACGACTTCTATCGCCGCCCCACGGTGGTTCCGGAAAACGAGACCCCCAGCCATACCTTCTATGATGAAACGGCGACCTTTTTCTCCGCCTACCTGCAGGACAAGATCGAATACAACGACATGATCATCAACGCCGGCGTGCGCTACGACTATTTCGATCCCAACAGCGATTACATCGTCGACCTGCTCGACCCGGAGGGCGCGCGCTCCAAGGCGGAGGCCAAACAGCGGGTCTCGCCGCGGCTGGGCGTGGCCTTTCCGATCACCGATCGCGGCATCCTGCATTTTTCCTATGGCCACTTCTATCAGATGCCGGAGTTGCGCCGCATCTACGGCAGCAATGTGTTCGGCGCGCGCGGCTTCACCGACTTCGGCTACGCCGATCTCAAGCCGGAAAAAACCGTGAACTATGAATTCGGCCTGCAGCAGCAGCTCGGGGAGGCACTGGCGCTGGAGATGAGCCTGTTCTCCAAGGACATTCGCGACTTGCTCGCGCTGCAAACGATCAACTATCAATCGCGGCAGTTCGGCCCGCGCAGCTACAGCATCTATTTGAACAAGGACTACGGCCAGGTGAAGGGATTCACCCTGAGCCTCACCAAGCGGCATGATCCCAACACCAAGCTCACCGCCTGGATCGATTACACGTTCCAAAAGGCCGAGGGCAACGACGTGAGCAGCGGCGCCTTCTTCTTCAGCGCGCTTTCCGGGCTGGAGGAGGAAAAGCAAGTGGTGCCGCTGGCATGGGATCAGCGCCACCTGCTCAATACCACGGTGACGCTCAGCGAGCCCGGCAACTGGGGCATCAGCCTCATCGGCAAGATCGGCAGCGGCTGGCCGCACACGCCCAACATTCCCTTTGCCAACTTCGTGCCGACCGCCAACAGCGGCAACAAACCCTGGCAGAAGAATCTCGATCTGCGCGTGTTCAAGAACTTGCGGCTGCGCCACTTCGATTTCGTGCTCTTTGCCAAGGTCTTCAATGTATTCGATGCCCGCAACGAACGCTTCGTGTTCGACGACACCGGCCGCGCCGGCTACACCTTCGTCAACCGTTCACTGGAAGAGACCCAGGCGTTCACGCAGCATTACGGCGAGCCGGGGGTGCACACCTGGTCGGAGTATCAAGTCCGGCCGAATTACTACAGCGCGCCGCGTTCGGCTCAAGTGGGCGTGGCGGTGGAGTTTTGA
- a CDS encoding GIY-YIG nuclease family protein, whose amino-acid sequence MTKGNYYVNIITNPGKTVLYTGVTNNLKLRLQQHRENRGKPGTFAGRYYCHKLVHYETHGDVRQAIARAKEIKNMSREKKQKLIRTQNPRWNFLLLD is encoded by the coding sequence ATGACCAAGGGGAATTACTATGTTAACATCATCACCAATCCCGGCAAAACGGTGCTCTACACCGGCGTCACGAATAATCTGAAACTGCGACTGCAGCAACACCGCGAAAATCGGGGAAAACCCGGCACCTTTGCGGGGCGGTACTATTGCCACAAGCTCGTTCATTATGAAACCCATGGCGATGTACGACAAGCCATCGCACGGGCAAAGGAAATCAAAAATATGAGCCGGGAGAAAAAACAAAAGCTGATCAGAACTCAGAATCCAAGATGGAACTTTTTGCTGCTTGATTGA
- a CDS encoding FG-GAP-like repeat-containing protein has product MGKVVTCFTGATLALLLTGLWPQAAQAQYNTGPGFKISWALNPRTDGNFRDVQYFGSSKVEVGMDFDRDGRREFLFATDETLSPAGPDPGFLDVYLYEATGNDQYTHVWHYTMPEGSNSLPALTYGDIDSDGKWEIYFGVPTINNPNKLFIFEQDDTGAFPANPTLTYDLGKDPAVDFRPAGIKMDDVDGDGKIEIVVQSRTSGRREMLVVEMTSPTFDDFASFEVEFSAGEDLLGGGAAYDVDVVDFDGDGKKEIWFNTWDNFSFTIFEATGEDTYALQVDLNGIFPENDPGSLNRHKLLFANIDRDDKLEAWFPMSNGVLYFLDGVDDVATLTVDNFKRVGKFDPQTTGRGADLGDIDRDGRWDIIANAGNREKVYRIEYLGIGSPADSTSYEWTKILDSTGDPVDFWYPLRLSPVDLDGDGLREVVITNRYADEPSQPLIVVLEYDPTTADKVADGWEQRNQIMHDDVDALYAEDNTGNSRTVIGGFDLDQDGNREMILTDYAGLGVRLFEYNKSADKFELAWSSPPDTAAGVNRYPGSNPRVVSVGDLDGDNKPEIIFPLASEPSGYYVYEWDGVVGSDNYGTKYSSVVNTETDTCCTADYKAFRADHEGIPYVIDVDKDGKQELLLSIRRNAAGGKRGLLVTSVVGDIEHNSGGSFESWVTEFFVDRGSYGGGSPYHAVPADLNGDGNWEIVNHTWNFFNFYNVAVTGPNAYQAPDPNSPTRYLQATSPDDYVALFGGTAGDVDGDGNDEAFFVAYQTGDLWVIDYNPGDDVLAIDASHVVKVVPNFANFWTSMFDVDKNGRANIFSGAGFPRTIVSAELTGSNPRNPGDYTTKVIYTGEPDIFTGSETSAIDIVVKDSLGVITTTQSVSNVFASKVQAEWNGQGIDFDDDGNYELLASFQSNQDSIGTLSLTWNAAAGKYDSVFTKIKNPKSWSFQRFEFVGSGTGVEQHAVDFITPEDYVLEQNYPNPFNPETTLEYVLPLNKKVSLRIYDMMGRVVRTLVKDELQSAGRQRVRWDGKNDKGQRVASGVYIYSLEFGNFKKTNRMTLLK; this is encoded by the coding sequence ATGGGAAAAGTGGTAACGTGTTTTACTGGCGCGACGCTGGCGCTGCTGCTTACCGGCCTGTGGCCGCAGGCGGCGCAAGCGCAATACAACACCGGCCCGGGGTTCAAAATCTCCTGGGCGTTGAATCCGCGCACTGACGGCAATTTCCGCGACGTGCAGTATTTCGGCAGCAGCAAAGTCGAAGTCGGCATGGATTTCGACCGCGACGGCCGCCGCGAGTTTCTGTTCGCCACCGATGAAACCCTTTCACCGGCAGGCCCCGATCCCGGCTTTCTCGATGTCTATCTGTATGAGGCGACCGGCAACGATCAATACACCCATGTCTGGCATTACACCATGCCGGAAGGCTCCAACTCCCTGCCGGCGCTGACCTATGGCGACATTGACAGCGACGGCAAATGGGAGATCTATTTTGGGGTGCCCACCATCAACAATCCCAACAAGCTTTTCATCTTCGAACAAGACGATACCGGCGCTTTTCCCGCCAACCCCACGCTGACTTATGATCTCGGCAAGGATCCGGCGGTGGACTTTCGCCCCGCGGGCATCAAAATGGATGACGTCGACGGCGACGGCAAGATCGAGATCGTGGTGCAATCGCGCACCAGCGGCCGGCGCGAAATGCTGGTGGTCGAAATGACCTCACCCACCTTCGACGATTTTGCTTCCTTTGAAGTCGAGTTCTCGGCCGGGGAGGATTTGCTCGGCGGCGGCGCGGCTTATGACGTGGACGTGGTCGACTTCGACGGCGACGGCAAGAAGGAAATCTGGTTCAACACCTGGGACAACTTCAGCTTCACCATTTTCGAAGCCACCGGCGAGGATACCTACGCGCTGCAAGTCGATCTCAATGGTATCTTTCCGGAGAATGATCCGGGATCGCTCAATCGCCACAAGCTCTTGTTCGCTAACATCGACAGGGATGACAAGCTCGAAGCCTGGTTCCCGATGTCGAACGGCGTGCTCTACTTCCTGGACGGCGTCGATGACGTGGCCACGCTCACCGTCGACAACTTCAAACGCGTCGGCAAGTTCGATCCCCAAACCACCGGCCGCGGCGCCGACCTCGGCGACATTGACCGCGACGGCCGCTGGGACATCATTGCCAATGCCGGCAACCGTGAAAAAGTCTATCGCATCGAATACCTCGGCATCGGCTCGCCTGCCGACTCCACCAGCTATGAGTGGACGAAGATTCTGGACAGCACGGGCGATCCGGTGGATTTCTGGTATCCGCTGCGCCTCTCGCCGGTGGACCTGGATGGCGACGGCCTGCGCGAGGTCGTGATCACCAACCGCTACGCCGACGAGCCCAGCCAGCCGCTGATCGTGGTGCTGGAGTATGATCCCACCACCGCGGACAAGGTGGCGGACGGCTGGGAGCAACGCAATCAAATCATGCACGACGATGTCGATGCGCTCTACGCGGAGGATAACACGGGCAACAGCCGCACGGTGATCGGCGGCTTTGATCTCGATCAAGACGGCAATAGGGAAATGATCTTGACCGACTATGCCGGCCTGGGCGTGCGGTTGTTCGAATACAACAAGTCCGCGGACAAGTTCGAGTTGGCGTGGTCATCACCGCCGGACACCGCTGCCGGTGTGAACCGCTACCCGGGATCCAATCCGCGTGTGGTTTCGGTGGGCGATCTGGACGGCGACAACAAACCCGAAATCATCTTTCCGCTCGCCTCTGAGCCTTCCGGCTACTACGTCTACGAATGGGATGGCGTGGTTGGGAGCGACAACTACGGCACCAAGTATTCCTCGGTCGTGAACACCGAGACCGACACCTGCTGCACCGCGGATTACAAAGCCTTTCGCGCCGATCACGAAGGGATTCCCTATGTCATCGACGTCGACAAAGACGGCAAACAAGAATTGCTGCTCAGCATCCGGCGGAATGCGGCGGGTGGCAAACGCGGTTTGCTCGTGACTTCGGTCGTCGGCGACATCGAACACAATTCCGGCGGCAGCTTTGAAAGCTGGGTGACCGAGTTCTTCGTCGATCGCGGCAGTTACGGCGGTGGCTCGCCCTATCATGCCGTTCCCGCCGATCTCAACGGCGACGGCAATTGGGAAATTGTCAATCACACGTGGAATTTCTTCAACTTCTACAATGTCGCCGTCACCGGCCCGAATGCCTATCAAGCGCCTGATCCCAATTCTCCCACCCGCTACCTGCAGGCGACCTCGCCCGATGACTACGTTGCCTTGTTCGGTGGCACTGCGGGCGATGTCGACGGCGACGGCAATGACGAGGCTTTCTTCGTTGCCTACCAAACCGGCGATTTGTGGGTGATCGACTACAATCCCGGCGACGACGTGCTTGCAATCGATGCTTCGCACGTTGTCAAGGTCGTTCCAAACTTTGCCAATTTCTGGACCAGCATGTTCGATGTTGACAAAAACGGTCGCGCGAACATCTTCTCCGGCGCCGGGTTCCCCCGTACGATCGTGAGCGCCGAGTTGACCGGCAGCAATCCCCGCAATCCCGGCGATTATACCACCAAGGTGATCTACACCGGCGAGCCGGATATCTTCACAGGCTCCGAAACCAGCGCCATCGACATTGTCGTGAAAGACTCCCTGGGCGTGATAACAACGACCCAGTCCGTCAGCAACGTTTTTGCCTCCAAAGTCCAGGCGGAATGGAACGGCCAGGGCATCGACTTCGACGACGACGGCAACTATGAGCTGCTCGCCAGTTTCCAATCGAATCAGGACAGCATCGGCACGCTGAGCCTGACGTGGAATGCCGCCGCCGGCAAGTACGATTCCGTGTTCACCAAAATCAAAAATCCGAAGAGCTGGTCGTTCCAGCGCTTCGAGTTTGTCGGTAGCGGCACCGGCGTCGAGCAGCATGCCGTGGACTTCATCACGCCCGAGGACTATGTGCTCGAGCAAAACTATCCCAACCCCTTCAACCCCGAGACCACCCTCGAATACGTTTTGCCGCTCAACAAGAAGGTCAGCCTGCGCATCTACGACATGATGGGCCGCGTGGTGCGCACGCTGGTGAAAGACGAGCTGCAAAGCGCCGGCCGCCAGCGCGTGCGCTGGGACGGCAAGAACGACAAGGGCCAGCGCGTCGCCAGCGGCGTGTACATCTACTCGCTGGAATTCGGCAATTTCAAGAAAACGAACCGCATGACCTTGTTGAAGTAA
- the mtnA gene encoding S-methyl-5-thioribose-1-phosphate isomerase, which yields MPVTTIEWRHHKVRLIDQTRLPAELIHLDIDEVDDLGEAIKHLRVRGAPALGIAAAFGVLLSVQRLQEEDGKEALFLEMDRAIRYLRGTRPTAVNLGWALDRMQAVAFKLRETSVTEIKEALFAEAFDIHERDRVVSRAMGRHGAELVPDQANVITHCSTGALATADYGTGVGVLFAAHSQGKRLHVFVDETRPLLQGARLNMWELQNEGIPCTLICDSAAAFVMQRHHIDFCIVGADRIARNGDTANKIGTYGLAVHAQRHGIPFYVAAPVSTIDFSKSSGAEIPIEERAGEEVTQGFGRRTAPEGCRVYNPAFDVTPHALITAIITEAGVIRPPYFENISKLESR from the coding sequence ATGCCGGTGACCACCATCGAATGGCGCCACCACAAAGTTCGGTTGATCGATCAAACCCGCCTGCCCGCAGAGCTGATCCATCTCGATATCGACGAAGTGGATGATCTCGGCGAGGCCATCAAACACTTGCGCGTGCGCGGCGCGCCGGCCCTCGGCATTGCCGCTGCCTTCGGCGTGCTGCTCAGCGTACAGCGCCTCCAGGAAGAAGACGGCAAGGAGGCCCTCTTTCTGGAAATGGATCGCGCCATTCGCTACCTGCGCGGCACGCGGCCGACGGCCGTCAATCTCGGCTGGGCGCTCGATCGCATGCAGGCAGTGGCATTCAAACTGCGCGAGACCTCGGTCACCGAGATCAAAGAAGCCCTGTTCGCCGAGGCCTTCGATATTCATGAACGCGACCGCGTGGTGAGCCGCGCCATGGGCCGCCACGGCGCCGAGTTGGTGCCCGATCAGGCCAACGTCATCACGCATTGCAGCACCGGCGCGCTCGCCACCGCCGATTACGGCACCGGCGTGGGCGTGCTGTTCGCCGCGCACAGCCAGGGCAAACGCCTGCACGTGTTCGTCGATGAAACCCGGCCGCTGCTGCAGGGCGCGCGCTTGAACATGTGGGAACTGCAAAACGAGGGCATTCCCTGCACGCTCATCTGCGACAGCGCCGCCGCCTTCGTGATGCAACGCCACCACATTGATTTCTGCATCGTCGGCGCCGACCGCATCGCGCGCAACGGCGATACCGCCAACAAGATCGGCACGTACGGCCTGGCAGTGCATGCGCAGCGCCACGGCATTCCGTTCTATGTGGCCGCGCCGGTTTCCACCATTGATTTCAGCAAAAGCTCGGGCGCAGAGATTCCCATCGAGGAGCGCGCCGGGGAGGAGGTGACGCAGGGCTTCGGCCGCCGCACCGCACCCGAGGGCTGCCGCGTCTATAATCCCGCTTTCGATGTCACCCCGCACGCGCTGATCACCGCCATCATCACCGAAGCCGGCGTCATTCGGCCGCCTTATTTTGAAAACATCAGCAAGCTGGAGAGCCGTTAG
- a CDS encoding polyprenyl synthetase family protein gives MKLKDIIEPIKDDLEAFEQEYKSLLKSDIFLIDQVVHYLISHRGKRLRPIIVLLISRMNGAPPTIKRLKAAAILELLHTATLVHDDVVDDSYRRRGFPSINSIWKNKVSVLMGDYLFSKSLLAMLHLGDAKAFAIISRTAERMSQGELLQLERSRDYWMEEAIYFRLIADKTAALIAAACQLGGMASEQSDAEIEVMGEFGEKVGIAFQIRDDLLDLLGEESVIGKPVGNDIRENKITLPLLHALKQAARPEAKEIIRLVRRGATWRSRKRDYERIVEFIKRQGGVDYAHQTACRFCEEALALLAPYHNSPYKDALTKLVRFITMREH, from the coding sequence TTGAAGCTGAAAGATATCATCGAGCCGATCAAAGACGATCTCGAAGCGTTCGAGCAAGAGTACAAATCCCTTCTCAAATCCGACATTTTCTTGATTGACCAGGTTGTTCACTATCTCATCTCCCATCGCGGCAAGCGCTTGCGCCCGATCATCGTGCTGTTGATCAGCCGCATGAACGGCGCGCCTCCCACCATCAAGCGCTTGAAAGCCGCGGCCATTCTCGAACTGCTGCACACCGCCACCCTGGTTCACGACGATGTCGTCGATGATTCCTATCGCCGCCGCGGCTTCCCCTCGATCAACTCGATCTGGAAGAACAAAGTCTCGGTGTTGATGGGCGACTATTTGTTCTCCAAATCGCTGCTGGCGATGCTGCACCTGGGCGACGCCAAGGCCTTTGCCATCATTTCGCGCACCGCCGAGCGCATGAGCCAGGGTGAACTCTTGCAGCTCGAGCGCAGCCGCGACTATTGGATGGAAGAGGCGATCTATTTCCGTTTGATCGCGGACAAAACCGCGGCGCTGATTGCCGCGGCCTGCCAACTCGGCGGCATGGCGAGCGAGCAATCCGATGCCGAGATCGAAGTCATGGGAGAATTCGGCGAGAAGGTGGGGATCGCGTTTCAAATCCGCGATGATTTGCTCGATTTGCTCGGCGAGGAAAGCGTGATCGGCAAGCCGGTGGGCAACGACATTCGGGAAAACAAAATCACCCTGCCGCTGTTGCACGCCCTCAAGCAGGCCGCCAGACCGGAAGCCAAGGAGATCATTCGGCTGGTGCGGCGCGGCGCCACCTGGCGCTCGCGCAAACGTGACTATGAGCGCATCGTCGAGTTCATCAAGCGCCAGGGCGGCGTGGATTATGCCCATCAAACCGCCTGCCGCTTCTGCGAGGAAGCCCTGGCGCTCCTGGCGCCTTATCACAACTCGCCCTACAAAGACGCGCTGACCAAACTGGTGCGCTTCATTACCATGCGCGAGCATTGA
- a CDS encoding FAD:protein FMN transferase → MPAAELQRRFAEKAAARAGCRAAATVAAAFFLSCRLAPDIHTVARTRVLMDTVVSIKVHLPDSSRQEAAIAAITAAFAEIGRLDSALSSYREDSEVAALNRAAAQAGALAVSAELDTVLAAALAVSRRSHGAFDITIAPVLELWGFGTDSARVPTAEAIRARLPRVGYQHLRFTGAGADGQAQVEFVRSGMMVDLGGIAKGYAVDRGVQMLLARGFADVMVEAGGDLRVHASALTAGRINIWVRHPRAADRFFARFKAGGGAVATSGDYERYFEQAGRRYHHLLDPRTGYPAGAAEASPQMLSATVVAPTAMLADAYATAIFVLGPAAGIALAEELGRLEALVIYLEAGELRWRATENFKKKLERREED, encoded by the coding sequence GTGCCGGCCGCCGAATTGCAGCGACGATTCGCAGAAAAGGCGGCGGCCCGTGCCGGCTGCCGGGCCGCGGCGACGGTGGCGGCCGCGTTCTTTCTCAGTTGCCGGCTGGCGCCCGACATTCATACTGTCGCGCGCACCCGCGTGTTGATGGACACCGTAGTATCCATCAAAGTCCACTTGCCGGATTCGAGCCGGCAGGAGGCGGCGATTGCGGCGATCACTGCCGCCTTTGCCGAAATCGGCCGCCTCGACTCCGCGCTGTCATCTTACCGGGAGGACAGCGAAGTGGCGGCGCTCAATCGCGCGGCCGCGCAAGCCGGTGCGCTCGCTGTTTCTGCGGAACTGGATACGGTCTTGGCCGCTGCCCTCGCGGTCAGCCGCCGCAGCCACGGCGCATTTGATATCACCATTGCGCCGGTGCTCGAATTATGGGGCTTTGGCACGGACTCAGCCCGTGTGCCCACGGCCGAGGCCATCCGCGCACGCCTGCCGCGCGTCGGGTATCAGCATCTGCGCTTCACCGGCGCCGGCGCAGACGGCCAGGCGCAGGTTGAATTTGTGCGGAGCGGCATGATGGTTGACCTCGGCGGCATTGCGAAAGGCTATGCCGTTGATCGCGGCGTGCAAATGCTGCTCGCGCGCGGCTTTGCAGATGTGATGGTCGAAGCCGGCGGTGATTTGCGCGTGCATGCTTCCGCGTTGACCGCAGGTCGCATCAACATATGGGTACGCCATCCGCGCGCGGCCGATCGCTTCTTCGCCCGCTTCAAAGCCGGCGGCGGGGCCGTTGCCACCAGCGGCGATTACGAACGCTATTTCGAACAAGCGGGCCGGCGTTATCATCATCTGCTCGATCCCCGAACCGGGTATCCGGCTGGGGCGGCAGAGGCCTCGCCGCAGATGTTGAGCGCCACGGTGGTTGCACCTACGGCCATGCTTGCGGATGCTTATGCCACCGCGATTTTTGTGTTGGGACCGGCGGCCGGCATCGCATTGGCAGAGGAACTCGGACGGCTGGAGGCGTTGGTCATTTACCTGGAAGCGGGCGAGTTGCGCTGGCGCGCCACGGAGAATTTCAAGAAGAAGTTGGAGAGGAGGGAGGAGGATTGA
- a CDS encoding SDR family oxidoreductase, which translates to MSRILITGGAGFLGSHLCEFLLQGGHEVIALDNLSTGTMTNLEPLLGSRLQFVKHDVTEYLAVAGRLDYVLHFASPASPMDYLQMPIQTLKAGALGTHRALGLAKDKGATFLLASTSEVYGDPLEHPQREEYLGNVNPVGPRGVYDEAKRFAEALTMAYHRTHGVDTKIARIFNTYGPRMRLHDGRAIPAFVRQALRHEPITVFGDGSQTRSFCYVDDLIVGLHRLLLSDCHEPVNLGNPHEMTIRALAEAIIQATGSRSRIVQKPLPADDPKTRQPDISRALALLDWEPRVGFAEGLAATIAWYRRQMGLA; encoded by the coding sequence ATGAGTCGAATTCTCATTACCGGCGGCGCCGGTTTCCTCGGTTCTCACCTCTGTGAATTTCTCCTGCAAGGAGGCCACGAGGTGATTGCCCTGGACAATCTCTCGACGGGCACGATGACGAACCTGGAGCCTCTGCTGGGCAGCCGGCTGCAATTCGTCAAGCATGACGTGACCGAATACCTCGCGGTCGCTGGCCGGCTCGATTACGTGCTGCATTTCGCCTCGCCGGCCAGTCCGATGGATTATCTGCAAATGCCGATTCAAACGTTGAAAGCCGGCGCGCTGGGAACGCATCGCGCGCTCGGCCTGGCCAAAGACAAGGGCGCAACCTTTCTGCTGGCCTCGACTTCCGAAGTTTATGGCGATCCGCTGGAACATCCGCAGCGGGAAGAATATCTGGGCAACGTCAATCCGGTCGGGCCGCGCGGGGTTTATGATGAGGCCAAACGCTTTGCCGAGGCGCTGACCATGGCTTATCATCGCACGCACGGAGTGGACACCAAGATCGCGCGCATCTTCAACACCTATGGCCCGCGCATGCGCCTCCATGACGGCCGCGCGATTCCGGCTTTCGTGCGCCAGGCGCTGCGCCACGAACCGATCACGGTTTTTGGTGACGGCAGCCAGACCCGCAGTTTCTGCTATGTCGATGATCTCATCGTCGGGCTGCACCGGCTGCTGCTGTCGGATTGCCATGAGCCGGTCAACCTCGGCAATCCCCACGAAATGACCATTCGCGCGCTGGCCGAGGCGATCATTCAAGCGACCGGCAGCCGCAGTCGCATCGTGCAGAAACCGCTGCCTGCCGATGATCCCAAAACCCGCCAGCCCGACATCTCCCGCGCGCTCGCCTTGCTCGATTGGGAGCCGCGCGTGGGTTTTGCCGAGGGCTTGGCAGCCACCATTGCCTGGTATCGCCGGCAGATGGGACTGGCATGA